CCGCGTCTTCCCCATACATTTGAGCCATCTCCTTCCAAGCCCATCAGCCTGCTACTGAGAAGGGTACTTCAACCCGCACCCACCCTCCTGTCGGACCCACGGCCTGCCTTAAGGGTGCTTGTAGCACTGCCCCCCGTCTCCTGGTTCTTCCTGCTACAGCACTGAAATTCCGACCCCCCTTCACTTTCtattactagcgatagaacgaggGGAGATGGCTTCacgctgcatcaggggaggtttagatcggATATTAGGAACTacttctttactgcaagagcggtcaggcattggaacaggctgctcagagaggtggtggagtcaccatccctggaggtatttaaaagacgtgcagatgtggcccttcagggcatggtttaggagacatggtggtgttgggtcgGAGcttggacttaatgatcctagaggtcttttccaaccttagtgattctgtgattcagcacCACCATTTACACCCCCATATCCACTTGTCCAACTTCCCTGTTTCCACACTGATCGTTACCTCCCTGTAGACTTCCCTGTCCCGGAGCCACTAATCATCCtacatcatcttcctcttccaccaGCCCCTTGTATTTTACACCTCCTTTTACCAGTACTACATGCAGAACAACATCATTTGGGCGGTTTGTCCCAACATTGTTCTAAGGCCAAAACATTTGCATCCTTAGTAATTGATCCGAgatcttttccccttttccaacCGCTGCTCTgcaatgtgaaaaacaaacccacgtATGGGATctcatcccattttccttctcttttgcaaaacatCATCAACTGCACTATGGTATTATTGCATTataatacatattattttaatatagtagtattatagtattatatttcaaagtatAGATCGGCGACCAATGATTACAATGCTCAGTTAACTGCTTCCTTGTGAGGGGATCgaacccacccccaccccccttccaaTGCTTCAGTCAACGCCCTAGAGGTGACTTCTTTAAGACCTTGCCTTTAGACGATTCCCCACCCATGTTAAATGTGACTTCCAAAACAACTATCTGATCcgaacatgcaaaaataaatccatattcTGATAACCACGCCAAAATTCAGAGACCAGTCAAGACAAGTAGCCAAACTGGGGACTCAAACCCCATTCAGTGGGACTCTAACCCGCTTGGTCAACTTTGGGGACTCGAAGCCCTTTCCAAACCAGGCAGGGGACTCGGACCCCCCCAACAAGAAAACATACTTGGCAAAATTCTTCTTCTCTTAATAACTGACCAAAACAGCTATTACAAGCACCGgtacttaaaaccaaattataactACAATTTCCAATTAAACAACCTTTCCCCTCCTGCGCGGGCAGCCCTTTGGCTGGTACGTGAGGCATTCACGCCAGCAAGCGCCTCATTGCTTGACCTCTCGCCGGGCCTCGAACCCAGCGGCGGGACTCGAATCCGGGGCCCTGGCTGGCGCTCCGGGCGCGCCCGTAGCAACGTGCTCGTCCGTTGGCACGCGGCCGCAGCGGGGCGGGGCCAGAGAAGGGGCACTGCGGTGGTTGGCGGGgggccctgcctgtccccgccTGGCGGGCGCCATTGGCTGAGAAGCCGGGAAGAGGGTGGGCGGGCGCCTGGGggagctcctgcagagcccgcgcgggccggcgggcggggccaGTCGCCCTCTTGTGAACTGAAGCCGGGCCCTTcggcctgccctgggctggggccactTGCGGAGCCCCcaggggcggcgggaggagcgcTGACAGGCTGGGCCTCCCCTCTCTAGATTCAGTCTTGGGAATGCTTCCTATCTTCCtcgtttttaagaaaaaaattgcatagaAGTTGTAACATTTTCCACACGCTCCCGAATTCCCCTCCCGCAGCGTGGAACGTCTTGAGCACCCCACTTTGGAGACAAATCTTCTACAGTTCTACAGCCATCTCAATTGCCACATCTTTTagatttatttgttcttcctccccttcttcttctttctcatgtttgactttttttttctctctggtttcaCCTGGGGCTTTCCGGTTGCGCCATCTTCCCATGAACCTGCACTCGATAAATGCAGGTGTACGCTGGGTTTCCCCAGTTGCTCTTCACAAGAAGTTTGATAGACGGAAAGGCTCTGGGAAGCGGCGCGTTCTGTGAagaagagtgggaaaaggaaacGGGGGTGTTAAGAGCGGCAGTGCAATCACCCCGTCTTTGCATGCCGGCCCGGCTGGGGCTCggtctcccttccctctgccccttcccgctgctgcttgctctgtgctgaCAGGGAGGCCGGGGAGGCGCTCCTGCGTGTGGGGCACCTGGTGTGCAACCCCGCCGAGCTCCcgctgcctgctgtgcctgctctccCCCTGGCAGGCGTGAGAGCGCCGCGGGAGAAGGGGCGAGCtatggtgggaggagaggacacTGTCCAGCCTGCCAGCAGGCCGCAGCATGGAGCGACAGTGCTGCCCGACGCCTCTCGCCACCAGGCCGCCCTGTTTCTCCACGGCACAAAGACGCTGCTTGCGTGGAGTGGGCGCAcgtgcagctgcctctgctgaaggCACCAGGCGCAGCCAGGGATCTCTCGGGACTCGTGCTCCTACGGGCCTGACCCTGCCCTTGCTACCCTCTTGCTACCACCACCGCGTGCTACTCAGCCCTCCCAAGCCCACAGGTCTCTCTCTCATGACGGTGGCCTgggcccctctgcccagggagaAAGCATGTGTGCCCTTCCTCCATGGACTTGCAGGCAaacctgctgtgctccctggcaTCTCGTCCCCGTGCGTGGAGCGTACCTTCAGAGGGAAGGTCTGAATAGCCTCTTTTGCCACGTTGTACGTGAACGTCCCAAGGAGAGTTTCCTCTTCTCCGTCCGCATCCACTCCCTCAGGGGCAAAGCACAAGGAGAGCCGCTCAGACTCATCCCGACAGAGAGGCAAGGTACGCGCTGGCTCAGCCCTGTTATCCACCCACCCTCTCCTGGGGCTCGAGCAGCAGCCTAGCACCGGGTATGGTGGAGCTCAGTCTCCGCTTTGAGATTTGGTCAAGAACCCAGAGGTGCTTGGCCAGAACAAACCTTAAGAGGGATGAAACCTCTCGAGCCCCTGAAGCATCCTGCGAGGGCACTGCAGTGCTCGCGAGAGATCAGGACACAAACCCCAGAagatgcacaaaagcaagcagggCCCTGTCCTGGCTTTGCCCCAGGGCCAGATGCCCGCCAGAAGCGCCCAGCAGAGACTTACAAAGACAACGACGTCTCTGGGGGCGCTGATGACGGTCCCAGATGGAGACACGTCTTTGGAGATGTGCTGCACAGTGACGGCAGTCAGATGGACTCGTGCTGGCAACCTGATGACCACCTGGCCCTGATGCCCTTGGAAAGGCCAGCAGTTTCCTGGGGAAACATCCGCCTGCAACCAGAACGCGACAGCAGTGAAGTGTGAGAGAGCACTGGGGCCAACACCACTGCCCAAGTAGCTCGAAGCATAGGCGCCAGCATGTCTGTGGGGCCTATTTCAGCTTGAAATTGAGGCGCCTGTGAGGAACTGGACAGAAGTAGGaggccccctgccctgcctgacaAAGGGGGTCTCAGTAttagggagcagaggagaagagtgGTTACGAAAGCATCGTAGTCAGGCCCGCGCAGAAACACGTCCCTGCCCAGCGGCTCTGCAGGGCACCCGCCACCTTCCACCCACAAAAAGGCACAGTTAGGGGTGAGTGTGGAACCAGGGTCgccagggaggaaggctttcacccagctgtggcagaggaCTGTGGGCAAGATGCAGCAGTTCACCTCTGTTCACCTCGCCAGGGGAACCACGGATCTCTAGCAAGCCCAGCCCTGTGTGAGAGCTTTGGTGTCCGGAACCTGAGCAGCACGGTGGGCTTGACCAGTACCACTGGCCTGAGGGGAGAGCCTCTGAGGTCAGTCCCCAACTTCTCGGGAAGGAAGGACACCTTCCCTGAAGATTTCTGCTACGATACCTGCAAAATAGTCTCAGGAGGCTTGGCAGCGCGGAAGAACCATAAAACCCTGCAGCCCCAATTCTCTTGGCAGTCGTAGGTCTCGGAAGTTCTCTGCCTGTCAATGGTGGCACCTgtaaggaagggagagcagatgACTGCTAGAGGCCGCAGACTAGAAGGGAGCTGGTGCTCAGGAGTATTTGTGACGCCGCCGTCCAGCTCCATGTCTGTCAGTCCTGTCCTCATCACCacgctgggggcgggggggtgcccagctgcacagagcaatgacggcagccccatccctggtgaGTGCTTCTCTCACAGCACCATGAGGAGGTCTGAGGGCTCTGGGAGCCTGCAGGCGCCCACGAGCATGACAGCAGACCAAAGCTGAGGGCTTGGAGCATGAGCAGCAAAGGACGGCCCAGCCATTCCCTTTGCAAATGCAGcggagaggagcagagccccTCCATCAGCACAGGAAGACGTGCGGGGGCAGCGCCAGGGGCACCTGTGTGGAGGCCGAGGGCTTGACTGGGAGGGAGTCTGAGCGACCCACTCTGCCACAGCCTTGCTCTTGGACCCCGTGAAGGATTTAAGCTGCCCCATTTTGGAGAGCAGCGCCTGGAGCACGGGCTCCTTTGGGGAGTGCTAGGGGCAAGCGCAGGGCAAGGACTGGGCTGCTTGTGTCCATACCAGAGCTTTCCAGGGCCCAGTCAGACATCTCGACGTAGGCACCCAAAGCCTTCTTGGACGCTGCCTGGTTCACTTCCTGAGCTTCCTGGGAACGccagaaatcaacacagaaaaggaacacatcagcaggcagtgcagcaTGGCTCCTAGTGCCCgcagaggcaaagggtcagtgtcaggaaggcaaggcaagcctTGTCCACAGAGCTGCAAGACTCTCTGCTGCTGGCGTGAGCCGTGAGGACTAGGAAGATTATCtgtggccatggccatggccatgaCCCCAAGGTGTGCTGATGTGGGTCCCCACACCACCGTCCACACCCTCTGTGCTCTCCAAGTCAGGAGGGGGAGAGGCTCAGGCCCTGTAAGCCATGGCTGGCACTGTACGTGTGCCTGGGTGCCACCACCGCCTCAGGAGCCTGCTCAGAGGAGCCAGAGGCACCAGCGCACCTAGGCAAGGCTCTCAGGAGTCCTCTGCTGCCTGAAGTGGCCTTGTTAcactggggctggagaggggcctgtgcagtgcagaagctcacccagcaagctgctggggcaaaggctgggttgctgcagtcagcagtcTGACCCCACCAagaatcctgaagaaaatgttctcaggGGTTCTGCCCAGCCaagcctccctccccaaaatgcaGGATCACCTTCAAACTGCGGATCTGTGCCCTCAGCCgagccacctcctccagcagaaagcGTGTCTTTTGGGTTTCCTCCGCCACCAAAACGGGCAAGTTCCTGCACGACAGGAAAGCCGATCTGGTCAGAGAGCGGCCCATCGCCTCTGGGGAGCGTCTGAGCTcagcaagaggagagagagacacgtgtgctttccctgctttgccAGTGCTTCCCTTCcgcaccaggctgagcaaaaggcaaaggcaggagggaagtaCGGGAGCCCTGGCTGTTAGGAAAGTGAGTGCAGGTAGCACGAGGTCGGCTGACGCTTCTGCACAGAACCAGTTCCAGCTCAGGAAACCTCTCTTACCACAGCATCTTCAGGTTTGCCGACGACACACGTGTCAGCTcctgggagggaaaaatgctCCATTAGAGCATCTGCTACCAGAGTTGCCGCGGCTTCCCAGGAGAGGCTTCCCTAGGAAGGCACAAGCTGCCGCTTCTTTGGGTCAGCCTgcgtggcagcagcacagcctgtgattcctccagccactgccagcAACGAGTCACTGACCTCTATCAGTCCCTTTGCCTGCGTTGTCCACACCGGCAGCGAGGTCGCGCAGTAAGCACCAGCTGCAATTCACATCACCGAGAGACGGTTATTTTAGCGGAGTTGCTAGCCATCCCCCTGCAGCTGCGTTGTCGCCTGCCTGGTGCcctggggctgagcagcaggTGAGCTGAGGAGGTGGGGAACGTGGGGTGCAGAGAGAGGACGCGCCTCTGACCGGGAGCCATCAGCCCAGGCTTGAGGGGACTGCGTAGCCGTGGCCTTCAGGTGTGCTCGGTGCCCCAGAGCTACTCCCCATTTCCCCTCACTGCTTCGGTGAGCACCGAGGCTGGGCTGCATGGGCTAGGAGAGGTACCTCTCCATGGGTCCCCCTGCACGGCCCCTCCCGTCTGGGAATCCCCAGCTCAGGCTTGGAAAGAGCTACGCCCTTCTCTCACAGACTTGCAGACTAAGCAAGCCATTTGGCCCagtggccagagcagcagcacagctgggaggcTACCAGTCTTACCGGTAGTCCAAACGCCAGTGCCAGTCAAGGACCTCCTCAGGACGCACCCGCACCACGGGCGTTTCACACATACTGGCccaaaaggaaagctggcatccagcacagccaggctgtgtttgctcatgAAAACTCACCCAGAGCCACTGGGAGCCACAGGAAGAAGACTTTCAAGAACCTCTTGCTCTGCGGGCCCATCTTTTGCCTGGAAAAGAGGGAGTCCTGTGGCTGTCAGTGCTGCAAGTCTTGGGCAAACCCCCTCACCCGTGGATTTCCCTCCTCAGGCCCTAAAGCCATTGCTTTGCACGCCTGCTACTGACAGAGAGCTGACAGATTGGCGCCCAGCACGAACACGATTTCTGTCCACGCTGTTCAACGCTGCCGGCAGATCTTCCCCAAACGAAGGGCTCCAGGAGCACCTTCCgaaagggaatgaaaatcaTGCAGGGAAGTAGAGAGGTTGAGCAAATGAGGACTGCTTTTCAGTAGTTCTTCTGGTGTGGACCTTGCTCTCTCCCTTTGGCTGAGAGAGCAGGCCTGTTCTCACTTGCAAGTCACACAGATTGCTCTTAGGGGTGTTTCTCCGCACAGCTGGGAAGCGCAGGGGCCTTGTCTGGCTTTCCTTCCAGACCTGTGTGGTCTCttgccagagctggggaagacccttgccctgcggaggcttggctgtgctcctgagcTTCTGGCTACACGGCGGTTTGTCCTACTACATCTCCGGGAGGGTTCTGGGGCTCCGGCAAACGCCTGGGAGTGGGGCTGCCAAGGGGCTTTGCTCTTGGCTCTCCCCGAGAACGGGCACCGCACAAACTTTGGCGCACGAGCAGGAGCCCCGCGCTGCTGGGTGGGGAacaccctctgctctcccccttgCTTGGGGGAAGGGAcattccccttctccccccgtcccccaccacagcagaaacaggtaGTACGTACCTGGCAAAGATGCGCGTGCTCAGCAGATGTCTCCACAGGGAGACAAGGGCACCTGCCGGATGCCAAGCCAGGCTGAGGACCGCCCCTGGGcaaaaaagccagagaaaagtTAGGCCTGTCTCTTGAGGTCTCTTCTCTAGGATGCCCAGCCACACGTGTTTGAGCTCCCTGCAGGAAGGCGGGCACCCAGTCCTAcgcactccctccctccctggggcagcctgcaCTTCTCCTGCCTCTCGTGACATTTGGCCAGAGCTCTGGCACAGCGCAGCTCTCCAAGTTCACCCCAGGGGActtcacagcaagcagcagtgctgagcttaCTTGCAATTCCTGTGGCCTTGTTGCGCCACTTGGCAGGCCCTTgcgtggcagagcagggagctgaggTAGAAGGGACCATCACCAGCTCCACCTCCATGCATAGGTtcctgtgggaggaaaaagacaaatgccGGTTGCCCACCATCCCCACGCCACGGGAGCCGAAgcgggcaggagcagcctgagCAGAGGCCCTTGACAGAGGACGggctgtcccagcagcagcgagagaggGCAGCACAGCCGGGCTACTTCCAGGCCCTcgtccctctcctttccccatccTTTGCTTTACAGGCCTGcagtgggagaagaggaagcaagctggctgcagcagtccCCCGCCTCGGGACGCCCACCCGGCAGCACAGCCCTATTCTGAGCCCGtcactccctgctccctggcaccaACTGCCCCTTCGCAGACACCTCTCGGTGACTGtctggggagagggcacaggctgctgtCCCCCATCGTGGGccacccacctcctccctggTCACTGGCGTTCTCCCgacccctctcctccccgcacagctgccccaccacagccaggcaggTCCCTGCCTCAGCATCCCAAGGGCGGGGGCAGTGTCAGGTCCCAGGGGCTGGCCTCCCTGTGCAGCAACATCTGCCTGTGCATCAGGGTGGGCTCTGACCCCTGCAGCACAAGGctaccccctccccaaaggccCCTGCTGCACACTGGCTTCTGACGCCACTGACTACATTGGGCCACGGCCCTGCTACCCCCCCAACCTGAcgccccaggcaggagcagcccactTCATACCTGctggcctggcagcagctcggccccgctgcctcccctgccagctcttgTCTGGCATTAATCCCAACGGAGCCTTTGGAGGCCCCTTGGTGTCTTCCCTGGGGGGCCTTTCTCCTCGCCATCTCTGGGCCAAGGCAGGCTCCCCGCTCAGCTCttccccctcagccccagcaagcGTGGCCtgcccaggcaaaaccagctccAGTAGCAGCCACGTGCCTGCCGCCTCTCAGCAGGAGCGCACCTGCCCGGGCAACAGCCACACGCATCTGTGGGCTCCTGCCCCACGCGCCACAGGGCTGTGCGGGTGGCCAGCTCTGAGCTCACAGTGGTGGCTCTGACGTCAcactggggctccccagggctgagccggGAGGGGCAGAGCGGCTGCTGCTGTCCCAGGCGCTGGGAGCCCGTGCCTGTGGGCGCGCTGAACCCTGCCACGCTCCCGTGCCAGGCggctgcctggcctggcctgccgGGCAGGGTTCCATCTCTCCTGGGCACCCCCGGGAAACCAGAAAGGGTGCTGGAAAGGGGGCTTTGCTCTTGCCCCACGAGACAGCCGCTTCCAGCAGCGGTTCTCCTCTCGGAACCCTTTTGTgggccaagaagaaaaagggccAGTAGACCGGAATGTGCTGTCAGGCGCCCAGCGGTACATCTGGTTAGCAaggactgtttgttttcttgccccTGCTGGTTCTGCCTGGGACATCCCAAATCCAACAAAAGTGGGACAAGGCTGCTGATGACCTTGTCAGCTCCACAGCCACTGCCAGGATGGCTAGCCCTGCTTTCAGCCTGGGCAGCTCTTCCTTCTTTACCATGGTAAAGGCCTGTGGCAGTgacctgctcccagcacagacCAGTCCCTCAGCAGGCCCCGTGCTCCACCAGACTCACTCTGGCCAGCCCTCGAAGGTGGAGACAGTGAAAAGCGACATCATGGCTGAGAAGACGTTGTCGAAGTGGAAGTTGCTGTGCAACCAGACACGCTTCTGTAGCTCAGTCTGTGTGGGGTCCCCATCCACGTAGCTGATGCGGCAGAAGCGATGCAGTGGTCACCAGGCAGGGCCACCGTCAGcccacctgctgcagcactggcccAGGGCTCCTTGGTCCCTGGGAGTGGGAGATTGCCCTGTGCTTGTTTCTGATTTGGTGAGGGAGAACAGCATGAGGCTTCAGCTCCACTTTTTGGATGCAACATCCCCATGCAGGAACACAAGTGGCCCCCTCCCATCCCTGGCCACTgccctgctggggctgagctgcagacAGCTCTTACCTGCACTCCTTCTCCGTCATCTTGGATGGATCTGTGCATCTATAGAACTTGCCCTGCATTTAACAGAGATCAGAAGAGGCTACGATTTTGCTGTGACTTCAGAAGCCCTGGGGAGTTCTGACTTTTTCACAGCCTACAGTCAGTCCCTACGCTGCCTCTGTGCTAACTCTGGCCCCTGCCTCTCACCACCGCTGGCTTCCCTGCTTTGCATGCCAATGCAACCCAGTTCACAGGGTGTTGCAGGAGCCATGGCAGACCTTGGGGTCAATCCCAGGCTGAGACAAGTAAATGTTGCCTAGTGTTGGGAACAAATCTTCCAGAGCCCTGAGCTGAGACCTACCTAGTTCATCCTATCTGGGAGCCAACTATTTGGAAAATAGGGAAGAAAGCGGTAACCCTAGAATTAACTAAAAATTAAGGTATGCTGACAAGTCTGCTCAGTCTGCAGGGTGTCCTGAAAGCTCTCCCCATGCCAGCCGGGAATTTAAGCTCAATTATTAGAACAAAGCTGAGCTTAGccagagccagctctgccttggaaCAGCCAAGGCCCCGAGAGCAAGAGCGGTGctgtgaaaaaaggaaacagtttgcATCCAAAGCGCAGGGGAAGTCAGAAGCACTTGCTGCCTTcaaaaggggaaactgaggcactaaGTGGGGTGAGGCAGCCAGACCCCTTACATGTGCTGTCTGGACCTGACAGTATCCTGGGTgtttcctgccctcctcccactGCAGGGTCTTCTGCCAGGAGGTCTAGTGCAGGCAGGTCTTCTTGCGGAGCACAGATAGTACAGCCTGTGCTGACCTCAACACTGGGAGACATCATCCCCAAGGGCTATGTCTAGGATACACCTGAGCAGaacatctctcctgccctccttAGACACGTCTCaccttgaagagctggaccccGATGCAGGCAAACATGAACTGCAGCAACGTTGTGACGACCACAATGTTACCGATAGTCTTGATGGCCACGAACACGCACTGGACCACGTGCTGCAGAGGTCGATGATAGTGCACACATGAGCATGCCTGCTGCAAGCCCCCGCTGCGTGTCCCACACCCTATCACTGCACAGATGGGCCCCAGGAAGAGCGGAAGCCTGCTGCgagcagtgggatggggcagacCCCTTCCACGGATGGGGAGTGGGAATTGGTTTCCTGGCACCGCAAACCCCGCAGGGCATGATTCATGCCACATAACCTCTCATGAGGACTCCCACGGACCGAGGACCCCAGCCTCAGGCTCCCTCTTACCTTCAGCCCCTTTGCCCTGTTAATGGCTCGCAGAGGCCTCAGTACCCTCAGCGCCCGGAGAATCTTCACCACTGAGATGGCACTGGACCTGAGGAGGAAGGTAGAGCTGCGATGGGGCAATTCCCCTGCCCAGgccagcctggcacagccccaCCAAGCAGCCatggaggccaggctgggaccaGGGGGTGAGGCGCAAGGGATGGCAGAGACACGCGTAAATCGCTAAGCCACCACCCCACATAAGGCCAAGGGacacaggcagctggagaaagcagcTCCAAGTTGAATTCCTACCCAGATCTTCCCTTTTGACACTCAGGAAGtttgcctccctgcctcccagttGTCCGTGCCCTGTCCCCCTAAGCATGACCTCATGGACACTAACACATGGGCTAATGTCCAGCCCGTGGGCTTGCTGCTCCTTCTCTATCCagcacagagagctgcagcaccccagctgccctgccaggctAAACAGACCAGTGCCCACCCTGCGAAGTGTGGAGGTGCTTACTCGATTCCCATGGAGATGAGGGAGACAGCGACCACCAGCAAATCGAGGATATTGAAAGAGTTCCTGCAGAAGGAGCCTTTGTGCAGGAAAGCACCATAGGCTGTCATCTGGGGAGCAGAAGGAGTTAGGAGAGAGGCCAGGCAGGGCTTGGGGACATGGTCCCTCCACAGCCCTGGGGCGGACAAGGCATGAGGGGCTTCTCACAGCTCCATGGCCTGAGCGCCCTATCCTGCTCAGgcctctgcctctgcagccaggcaggaagCTGAATCCTCTATACCGTACTGGCTGGAGACAAAACACTTCCCAGTCATTCAGAGGTCATAAAGAGGAGAAGAGTAAAGAGCCTTGGAGTGGGAGCAacatgcagcagctgcttgaaTTACTGTTTTACTCCACAGACTTCCATTGCTTCCTCTTTCTCAAAGTTTTTGTTAAGGGCATGTCAGAACTGAAATGCTGGTGCCATGGCCCATCTGTCCCTGTGCCACAGCACAGCTGACTTGGCTGCCTGACCTCACTGGAGGGGACACATGGCCGCTGGGGCAGGTGAAGCACCACCTAGACTGCATGAACTCTGGGGACACGAGGATCAGCCAGCACGTTCGCCTCACTGGGACCTCAAGCTTGTGCTGAAAGAGCATGAATGCCCATGGCCAGAACAGTCTATACCCATGTGCTGGGTCATGCACACAGCCAGGACCACGGGGCAGAGGGACTCACCTTCAAGATTATTTCAACTGTGAAGACAGAGGTGAAACCAATGTCAAAGTATCCCAGAATCTGGGGACAGAAGCACCAGAGCCAGATGAGATTTGGGTGACATGAAATGCTCCAGTGTGTTCAAACAACCTGGCACTGTGGTTTTGCCCCCCACTCTGTGGACTGGGGAGCCCATCTAGCTCAACAGAGCCTGCAAACCCAGTGCCAAGAAGAATCCTGAACTTTCCTCAGCTTTGCTGATTCTCCCCAGCGCCTgacccagcctgcagcctgggaCCACGCTCTCCGTTTCCAAGTGAGCGAGGCTTGACCTGATTCACTCGAAAGCATCTGATGCCCAAAAACACTGAGTGCCCTGGGAAGACCCC
This genomic interval from Phalacrocorax aristotelis unplaced genomic scaffold, bGulAri2.1 scaffold_255, whole genome shotgun sequence contains the following:
- the LOC142050905 gene encoding uncharacterized protein LOC142050905, with amino-acid sequence MTAYGAFLHKGSFCRNSFNILDLLVVAVSLISMGIESSAISVVKILRALRVLRPLRAINRAKGLKHVVQCVFVAIKTIGNIVVVTTLLQFMFACIGVQLFKGKFYRCTDPSKMTEKECRNLCMEVELVMVPSTSAPCSATQGPAKWRNKATGIARAVLSLAWHPAGALVSLWRHLLSTRIFARQKMGPQSKRFLKVFFLWLPVALAGAYCATSLPVWTTQAKGLIEELTRVSSANLKMLWNLPVLVAEETQKTRFLLEEVARLRAQIRSLKEAQEVNQAASKKALGAYVEMSDWALESSGATIDRQRTSETYDCQENWGCRVLWFFRAAKPPETILQADVSPGNCWPFQGHQGQVVIRLPARVHLTAVTVQHISKDVSPSGTVISAPRDVVVFGVDADGEEETLLGTFTYNVAKEAIQTFPLKNAPLPRAFPSIKLLVKSNWGNPAYTCIYRVQVHGKMAQPESPR